From a single Candidatus Defluviilinea gracilis genomic region:
- a CDS encoding sensor histidine kinase: MAKIKMLFHSYRIFPFLVFFRWVSLIPALLILIQRRGSESHSVFSPLWTFLLVVLVNLIITLFNRSLNRLVTEQPFVIGIDLIFCALVLAISGGSRSPYYLYTLSPLLAGAFFFQVRGALGAAASFTPLYFAADAITRRLTDSGPPESVTLITQLAGIWLIPALFAYPAVLLSEVDRACDELSAARDELAEKHENLAIAHRQLKVIHDLTVLLQAAPDLISVQQRVLGAVTTGLGFRRAVVSVVDPAREEMGGWMLYPVNSSFPSIDPLPLKSENGEIFKALLDRKSFTTGTSGEILINQIALNSWLKTCQWYVYPLSLREHAVGILLVELEKGTELTRQREEAITMVANQAALALGTTILCIDRARRLAVETERNRIARDIHDTVAQSLFGIIYSLDACVTMLPQKADDVKKELIELRALANSAHEEVRRSIFNLWPSALTIELFMADLSNYISSCCRPRSFSIIFNHHGDFNSLPSGLRRAIYRMAQEALANSARYSGADSARLCLTIAGREVFLDISDQGKGFDPTVALSRSQSREHFGLQGMQERARALGGDCEIASQTNNGARIMINLPINGDDQHA, from the coding sequence TGATCCTAATTCAAAGAAGAGGGAGCGAGTCGCATTCCGTCTTTTCACCACTATGGACTTTTCTATTGGTTGTCCTTGTCAATCTGATCATCACCCTCTTTAATCGTTCGCTAAACAGGCTTGTCACAGAGCAACCGTTCGTCATAGGCATTGATCTGATTTTCTGCGCTCTCGTTCTGGCAATCAGCGGCGGCTCGCGTAGTCCCTATTATTTATACACACTCAGCCCGTTGTTGGCAGGCGCATTCTTTTTTCAGGTGCGCGGGGCGCTCGGAGCGGCGGCATCCTTTACGCCTCTCTATTTTGCCGCCGATGCCATTACACGCCGCCTAACCGACTCGGGACCTCCTGAAAGCGTTACGCTCATCACGCAACTGGCAGGCATCTGGTTGATCCCGGCTTTGTTTGCCTATCCAGCAGTTTTACTCAGCGAGGTAGATCGTGCCTGCGACGAACTATCCGCCGCGCGCGATGAACTTGCGGAAAAGCATGAAAACCTTGCCATTGCTCACCGCCAATTAAAGGTCATTCACGACCTGACCGTTCTGCTTCAAGCCGCGCCCGATTTGATCTCTGTGCAGCAACGAGTGCTTGGCGCGGTGACAACCGGATTAGGCTTCCGTAGAGCGGTTGTTAGCGTGGTTGACCCTGCTCGCGAAGAAATGGGTGGCTGGATGCTATATCCCGTTAATTCATCCTTTCCATCCATTGATCCCCTCCCGCTCAAATCAGAAAACGGCGAGATCTTCAAGGCGTTGTTGGATCGAAAATCGTTTACAACGGGAACAAGCGGCGAAATACTCATCAACCAAATTGCGCTGAATTCTTGGCTGAAAACCTGTCAATGGTACGTTTACCCTCTTTCACTTCGCGAACATGCGGTTGGGATTTTACTGGTGGAACTGGAAAAGGGGACGGAATTGACGCGCCAACGCGAAGAGGCCATCACCATGGTTGCGAATCAGGCCGCTCTTGCGCTTGGTACTACCATCTTGTGCATCGACCGCGCCCGGCGCCTCGCCGTCGAGACCGAACGCAACCGCATCGCGCGCGATATCCATGATACGGTCGCGCAATCGCTCTTCGGCATCATCTATTCGCTCGACGCGTGCGTAACCATGCTTCCGCAGAAAGCGGACGATGTAAAAAAGGAACTAATCGAGTTGCGCGCGCTGGCAAACAGCGCGCATGAAGAAGTGCGTCGTTCCATCTTTAACTTGTGGCCCTCTGCATTGACCATTGAATTGTTCATGGCTGACCTTTCGAACTACATCAGCAGTTGCTGTCGTCCGCGTTCGTTCAGCATCATCTTCAACCATCACGGCGATTTCAATTCCCTGCCCTCGGGCTTGCGCCGCGCGATCTATCGAATGGCGCAGGAGGCTTTGGCAAATTCTGCGCGGTATTCAGGGGCAGACTCGGCGCGTCTATGCCTGACCATTGCCGGCCGCGAAGTGTTCCTCGATATTTCTGATCAAGGCAAAGGCTTTGACCCGACCGTAGCATTGTCGCGCAGTCAGAGCCGCGAACATTTTGGCTTGCAAGGCATGCAAGAGCGAGCCCGCGCGTTAGGCGGCGACTGCGAGATCGCCAGCCAGACAAACAATGGCGCGCGCATCATGATCAACCTGCCCATCAACGGAGATG